The following are encoded in a window of Persicobacter psychrovividus genomic DNA:
- a CDS encoding polysaccharide lyase family 7 protein: MSIKHCFVYLFFFLAISAAFVACTAKVTPVPETEVKPEDPEVEPPVDEDKEEDQDGGETTPPEEQLPEMVILNAGFEIKNFVDWEKEGTVNNSDKDFHSGSNAAKFDAQYADGSLQQKIGVFPNEAYRLRVYVKGAGQLFVKLDETSEELTAETPAGGNSNYEPLDLDFQVNEQTHVTIGIRYHEATGRFDDFSIDYASEVEVPEDAKYPTDIIPSLTQWKITLPVDKNGNDSRYASNVDSRNTSPWEIKDNALTDFDYSPYFSVQQGEVIFRGHCAGATTSGSKYPRSELRQRVGGGDNYWSVYKEQYLKTQLRVTHLPVVKPEVCMVQIHGPNDEPLRVQYSERNHGLHIIWNENNRAETNIPYQLGDLIEVEVYVNGGYINCKIRSLENGRTFEKEWESEDKTGYFKVGCYTQSSIFLSEFKSEYDKDEPIDAYGEVSVKSIELKETY; encoded by the coding sequence ATGAGCATCAAACATTGTTTTGTTTACCTATTCTTTTTCCTGGCGATCAGTGCGGCTTTTGTGGCTTGTACAGCCAAGGTTACACCTGTGCCAGAAACGGAGGTAAAGCCTGAAGATCCAGAGGTGGAGCCTCCTGTGGATGAGGACAAAGAGGAAGATCAGGACGGTGGAGAAACCACGCCCCCTGAGGAACAATTACCAGAAATGGTGATTCTCAACGCAGGATTTGAAATAAAAAATTTTGTGGATTGGGAGAAGGAAGGAACTGTCAATAATTCTGACAAGGACTTTCATAGTGGAAGCAATGCCGCAAAATTCGATGCTCAGTATGCTGACGGTAGCCTTCAGCAAAAAATTGGGGTTTTTCCGAATGAAGCATACCGCTTGCGAGTGTATGTCAAAGGTGCGGGGCAGTTGTTTGTCAAGCTGGATGAAACATCGGAGGAATTAACGGCTGAAACACCAGCAGGTGGTAACAGCAATTACGAGCCCTTGGATTTGGATTTTCAGGTGAACGAACAAACCCATGTAACGATCGGCATCCGCTACCATGAAGCCACTGGCCGATTTGATGATTTTTCGATTGACTATGCTTCGGAAGTTGAAGTGCCCGAAGATGCCAAATATCCAACCGACATCATTCCTTCTTTGACCCAATGGAAAATTACCCTTCCTGTGGACAAAAATGGGAACGATAGCCGATATGCATCCAATGTGGACAGCCGCAATACTTCTCCTTGGGAAATCAAGGACAATGCCCTGACAGATTTCGATTACAGCCCGTATTTCTCTGTTCAACAAGGCGAAGTAATCTTCAGGGGACATTGCGCAGGGGCCACCACCAGCGGCTCCAAATATCCACGTTCAGAATTGCGTCAGCGTGTAGGTGGCGGAGATAACTACTGGTCGGTTTACAAAGAACAATACCTCAAAACGCAGTTGCGCGTAACGCATTTGCCGGTGGTAAAACCGGAGGTATGTATGGTGCAAATTCATGGGCCGAATGATGAACCCTTGCGCGTTCAGTATTCGGAAAGAAACCACGGGCTGCACATCATCTGGAATGAAAACAACCGGGCAGAAACCAACATCCCCTACCAACTCGGCGACCTGATCGAGGTGGAGGTGTATGTAAACGGTGGTTACATCAATTGTAAAATCCGAAGTCTTGAAAACGGAAGAACCTTCGAAAAAGAATGGGAATCCGAAGACAAGACAGGCTATTTCAAAGTCGGCTGTTATACTCAATCCTCCATATTCCTGAGTGAATTCAAGAGCGAGTATGACAAGGACGAACCCATTGATGCCTATGGTGAGGTGTCGGTCAAATCAATTGAATTGAAAGAAACTTATTAA
- a CDS encoding RagB/SusD family nutrient uptake outer membrane protein: protein MKSLLRILLAATLSSGMVACDSFLTQMPISEVGADDYFRNDDEVETGVIGMYDGLQDVVQQEYAILEMRTDNAGTRSGVGDWAQFEVMNITPYNSIVANYWRTCYAAIYRANMIIAHIENVVDPGKKAQFEAEARFVRAYLHFNLVRLFGSVPKADYLIRVGDYEGYKQADTEALYQFIAEDLQFAADHLPTRANVALGRANQESAKTMLAKYLIQFKKFDEAKTLLKEVIDGGNFELNANYNDIFYQSLGNEIMFPISFVDDNTDNSQEFSYYFLFEQGSHNYATEEMVALYEAEPGENGTEDLRYTTNIIDMRGVRRGCGKFVSSSSNVRLAGNDYILLRYADVLLLYVEATMGNDFQTNDATALEYFNAIRSRAGLAPLANVSKPTLAKERRKEFLYENQRWFDMVRTGDLKMTMANYLQSNGLTYNENRLLLPIPQREIDTSNGHLVQNPGY, encoded by the coding sequence ATGAAATCACTTTTAAGAATTTTATTAGCAGCCACCCTTTCTTCTGGAATGGTGGCCTGCGACAGCTTTTTGACGCAAATGCCAATTTCTGAAGTTGGTGCCGATGATTATTTCCGCAACGACGACGAAGTGGAAACGGGGGTGATCGGGATGTATGACGGCCTTCAGGATGTTGTTCAGCAAGAATACGCCATCTTGGAGATGCGTACCGACAATGCTGGAACACGAAGTGGGGTAGGAGACTGGGCACAGTTTGAGGTGATGAACATCACCCCTTACAACTCTATCGTAGCCAACTACTGGAGAACGTGTTATGCGGCAATTTACCGTGCCAATATGATCATTGCACACATTGAGAATGTGGTCGATCCTGGCAAAAAAGCACAGTTTGAAGCAGAAGCACGCTTTGTTCGCGCTTACCTTCACTTTAATTTGGTACGCTTGTTCGGATCAGTACCAAAGGCCGATTACCTGATTCGTGTGGGTGATTATGAAGGCTACAAACAGGCGGATACCGAAGCGCTATATCAATTTATCGCCGAAGATCTTCAGTTCGCTGCTGACCACCTGCCTACCCGTGCCAATGTCGCATTGGGAAGGGCCAATCAGGAGTCTGCTAAAACGATGCTGGCTAAATACTTGATCCAGTTCAAGAAATTTGATGAGGCCAAGACTTTGCTGAAAGAGGTGATTGATGGCGGAAATTTTGAATTGAACGCCAACTACAACGATATCTTTTATCAGAGCCTGGGCAATGAAATCATGTTCCCAATTTCTTTTGTAGATGACAATACGGACAACTCTCAGGAATTTTCTTATTACTTCCTGTTTGAGCAAGGTTCGCATAATTATGCTACTGAAGAGATGGTCGCTTTATATGAGGCTGAACCAGGTGAAAATGGTACAGAAGATCTTCGATACACGACCAACATCATCGATATGCGAGGTGTGCGCCGCGGTTGTGGTAAATTCGTCAGCTCGTCTTCAAACGTACGCCTGGCAGGTAACGATTATATCCTGCTTCGCTATGCTGATGTGTTGTTGTTGTATGTTGAAGCCACCATGGGGAATGATTTCCAGACCAATGACGCCACTGCTCTGGAATACTTCAATGCCATTCGCAGCCGCGCAGGTTTGGCGCCATTAGCCAATGTTTCCAAGCCTACTTTGGCCAAGGAGCGTCGCAAAGAATTTTTATATGAAAATCAACGCTGGTTTGACATGGTCAGAACAGGTGATTTGAAAATGACCATGGCCAACTATCTGCAAAGCAACGGTTTGACTTACAATGAAAACCGCTTGTTGTTGCCAATCCCTCAGCGGGAAATTGATACAAGTAACGGGCATTTGGTTCAAAACCCTGGTTATTAA
- a CDS encoding acetylxylan esterase, whose product MMNKIRTLTTILLFAISFSALAAAKIKVVVTPTKQGWLYEKGEPIFYKVEVLQDGSPLKQSLKVHFQIKPEKMAVIKEGDIKLKKGVAIIQGVKGTKPGFLRCFASVQVDGQKVDSWGTAGVAVAELRATEIFPDDFSAFWAHQLKELAKVPIDPQMQKLTAQCTKDYNVYSVSFQNIRQKYGRAYSRIYGTLTVPAKAGKYPAILNCPGAGVKKQGKDSRAKQGVIILKIGIHGIPQTAPDSLFVALRDAGLGNYRMEGLDTPEEYYYKRVYLGCVRAIDFIYTLPQFDGQHVGVMGGSQGGGLSIVTAALDPRVNAQLVYFPALTDWTGYLHGRAGGWPHYFANYNVEEHPQWLKTAQYFDVINFAKILKHPGWYSWGYNDNVVPPTTAYATYNSITAPKALFIDQPQRHKWSAEQRTKGFSWLCQQLKVTN is encoded by the coding sequence ATGATGAACAAAATACGTACTTTAACCACTATATTATTATTCGCCATTTCTTTTTCAGCCCTTGCGGCCGCTAAAATTAAAGTGGTTGTTACTCCAACAAAACAAGGCTGGCTGTATGAAAAAGGAGAGCCCATTTTTTATAAGGTCGAGGTATTGCAAGATGGCTCGCCATTGAAGCAAAGCCTGAAAGTTCATTTTCAGATTAAGCCTGAAAAAATGGCGGTCATTAAAGAAGGAGATATTAAGCTGAAAAAGGGCGTAGCGATTATTCAGGGGGTAAAAGGCACAAAGCCAGGCTTTCTGAGGTGCTTTGCTTCGGTGCAGGTTGATGGCCAAAAAGTGGACTCTTGGGGTACTGCTGGTGTGGCGGTGGCCGAATTGCGAGCAACAGAAATATTTCCTGACGACTTCAGTGCCTTTTGGGCGCATCAGCTGAAGGAGTTGGCCAAGGTGCCTATTGACCCACAAATGCAGAAATTAACTGCCCAGTGTACCAAAGATTATAATGTTTACAGTGTCAGCTTTCAGAATATCAGGCAGAAGTACGGGCGGGCTTACAGCCGAATCTATGGGACGCTCACGGTGCCTGCAAAAGCAGGGAAATACCCCGCCATTTTAAATTGCCCTGGGGCAGGGGTAAAAAAACAAGGCAAAGACAGCCGTGCCAAACAGGGGGTGATTATCCTGAAAATAGGAATTCACGGGATTCCCCAAACGGCTCCTGATAGCCTATTTGTGGCTTTGCGGGATGCTGGGCTTGGTAATTACCGCATGGAGGGGCTCGACACTCCCGAGGAATATTATTACAAAAGGGTTTATTTGGGCTGCGTTCGTGCCATCGATTTTATCTACACCTTGCCCCAGTTCGATGGGCAGCATGTTGGTGTAATGGGTGGGTCGCAAGGTGGAGGCCTCAGCATTGTTACCGCAGCACTCGACCCTCGGGTAAATGCGCAGCTGGTGTACTTTCCTGCACTTACAGACTGGACAGGTTATTTGCACGGACGAGCAGGAGGCTGGCCGCATTATTTCGCCAATTACAATGTGGAAGAACATCCGCAATGGTTGAAAACAGCACAATATTTTGATGTCATTAATTTTGCGAAAATACTGAAACACCCAGGTTGGTACTCTTGGGGTTATAATGACAATGTTGTTCCTCCAACAACTGCCTACGCGACCTATAATAGTATTACCGCACCAAAAGCATTATTCATTGATCAGCCTCAACGGCACAAATGGTCGGCCGAACAAAGAACAAAAGGATTCAGTTGGTTATGTCAGCAATTAAAAGTGACAAACTGA
- a CDS encoding fibronectin type III domain-containing protein has protein sequence MKGLYKIFTVFALLVCMTVSAMAQGHVDADGNIIINMHEGATSVAGSGAYASDPEWQIFDDASSPTGHYIEVGGDRLEDKTKNPSGADYGASMHYNFNLDEVQSYYVWMLVNAPSKDDGRLFVGVNGKCIDKRTDTEFAEIRPRVDFGDNWQWIRVGNNLKDILQTGNNTLEIYKFRPDIKVAQVALADAELNNMILDQPAEVKVTSNTADQMTISWSEASVTGQVMQLDNNTALAFTPAYRITLDGEVLTGGDVTSSTVDSKEYQEFENPYSENSYSFDKSVLGSDKHTLTIELAHPNRVSSSKLYMTYSNVASYEFDVNTPAEDGSETPEVPDTGDDQTDIPHEADANGVYMFQATEFFENKAAAADGEMWKVGTDATFGKYMYLENTDSDNRNETSSARYDSPSLVYQIQMAEAKTGFVWALVNEGAKDAGRVWVNMNDLDLDKRAPGEYGSTAAKSRISDDVKGQWQWILLNNQANSSVVKDGVNVIELFKARPNIKIAKIAFTPTQSINLIINQVTPRVTANDGTNVTIGWDEPGLTAELYDFNENIFTDKSFFYQVTMGGEVLNDSIPVNRIQIPVSDLETPQEISVEAGHMFRKNSSSDMNTYSLPTTITIDKNSQPGGDEDNEAPTQPTDLASSDVTATSVKLTWTASTDNIGVVGYIIDQDGKDLATKATTNEITVSDLTAETAYAFTVRAYDAAGNESEKSAEIKVTTAEGGENPGGGTGIIINPDDDLIYSWNATDFDMNNAGTGTFEGEKWLVGADDEVGRYIYLANTDTTTNANKVSADRAESPSVTYNLSNVDASSSRYIWALIQQGATNSGKVYADLNGICSDARAEGSYGAAFGSRVSAESVGKWQWVQIGYNVQKIAKDGQLNTIEIFKAYPDIKIAKLMFTRTQDYVPIINKPRAFVQENDGESVTVAWDEAVLQYLLYDHDMNLFGEGYNAPNFTYKVRVEGQDEVTISEPFIKIPYSHLASPKTVTVSIGHLFRKGSSKTEVCFSLPTRLAGVSTESQPDFDAPTVPQDLQAIDIQGTNVALSWTASTDNVGVLGYNLYLDGILLQTMNATSYKVSGLSTSTKYTFEVSAFDAAGNESDRSEALEVTTRDKDDEVTDRPSKVEDLNATSVTTTSFTLNWRPSNSLNGITGYYVYIRRAGETDFQYIADLNGETFSYALTNLYAGTTYELKVVAEDGMGYLSEDSEILSVTTTSNPLSNDGLLNKKLIKAYPNPAMGAMKVVFNGQAPFSYQVISITGAVQKQTTTHDSSVSLEMPSGLYILKAIDANGQSEAQRVVFQ, from the coding sequence ATGAAAGGTTTATACAAAATATTTACCGTATTCGCACTGCTCGTGTGTATGACGGTGAGCGCAATGGCGCAAGGGCATGTTGATGCCGATGGGAATATCATCATTAATATGCATGAAGGAGCGACTTCGGTAGCCGGATCAGGTGCTTATGCTTCTGACCCTGAGTGGCAAATTTTCGATGATGCTTCTTCGCCAACAGGACACTATATTGAAGTTGGAGGAGATAGATTAGAAGATAAAACTAAAAACCCTTCTGGTGCTGATTATGGCGCTTCTATGCATTATAACTTCAACTTGGATGAGGTACAATCTTATTACGTTTGGATGTTAGTCAATGCGCCGAGCAAAGATGATGGACGCCTTTTTGTCGGTGTAAATGGTAAGTGTATCGATAAAAGAACAGATACAGAGTTTGCTGAAATTCGCCCACGTGTGGACTTTGGTGATAACTGGCAGTGGATCCGCGTAGGTAACAATCTTAAAGATATTCTGCAAACAGGAAATAACACGCTTGAGATCTACAAATTCCGTCCAGATATCAAGGTGGCTCAGGTTGCTTTGGCAGATGCAGAATTGAACAATATGATTTTGGATCAGCCTGCAGAGGTGAAAGTAACAAGCAATACCGCTGATCAAATGACGATTTCCTGGTCGGAGGCTTCAGTGACTGGGCAGGTGATGCAGTTAGATAACAATACAGCATTAGCTTTTACTCCAGCATACAGAATTACTTTAGATGGAGAGGTATTGACTGGAGGAGATGTAACAAGTAGTACAGTAGACAGTAAGGAGTATCAAGAATTTGAAAACCCTTATTCAGAAAATTCTTACTCTTTTGATAAGTCTGTTTTAGGTTCCGATAAACACACTCTTACGATTGAATTAGCGCATCCTAATCGTGTGTCGAGCTCAAAACTATACATGACTTACTCGAATGTTGCCTCTTACGAGTTTGATGTAAATACTCCTGCAGAAGACGGCAGCGAAACCCCAGAAGTTCCTGATACAGGTGATGACCAAACCGATATTCCTCACGAAGCAGATGCCAATGGCGTTTATATGTTCCAGGCTACTGAGTTTTTTGAAAACAAAGCAGCTGCAGCTGATGGCGAGATGTGGAAAGTAGGTACAGATGCTACTTTTGGAAAATACATGTACTTGGAGAATACTGATTCTGATAACCGTAATGAAACTTCTTCAGCACGCTATGATTCACCTTCATTGGTTTATCAAATTCAAATGGCTGAAGCAAAAACAGGTTTTGTTTGGGCTTTGGTTAATGAAGGAGCTAAAGATGCCGGTCGTGTTTGGGTGAATATGAATGATCTTGATTTGGACAAACGGGCTCCTGGAGAGTACGGAAGTACGGCAGCTAAATCAAGAATTTCTGATGATGTTAAAGGGCAATGGCAATGGATTTTGTTGAATAACCAAGCCAATAGCAGTGTGGTAAAAGACGGTGTAAACGTGATTGAATTGTTCAAAGCGCGTCCAAACATCAAAATTGCCAAGATTGCTTTCACGCCTACACAATCCATCAATTTGATTATTAATCAGGTAACTCCTCGTGTTACCGCTAATGACGGCACTAACGTAACCATCGGTTGGGATGAGCCAGGGCTTACTGCTGAACTATATGATTTCAATGAGAATATCTTCACGGATAAATCATTCTTCTATCAGGTAACAATGGGAGGTGAAGTACTTAATGATAGTATCCCTGTAAATAGAATTCAAATTCCAGTAAGTGATTTGGAAACTCCGCAGGAAATTTCTGTTGAAGCGGGGCACATGTTCAGAAAGAACTCTTCTTCAGATATGAATACCTACTCCCTTCCAACAACTATCACTATCGACAAAAACTCTCAGCCAGGTGGTGACGAAGACAATGAAGCACCAACTCAACCAACTGATTTGGCGTCATCTGATGTAACTGCTACTTCAGTGAAATTGACTTGGACCGCTTCTACGGATAATATCGGTGTTGTTGGTTATATCATCGACCAGGATGGTAAAGATTTGGCTACTAAAGCGACAACAAATGAGATCACTGTATCTGATTTGACTGCAGAGACAGCATATGCTTTCACTGTTCGTGCTTATGATGCGGCAGGAAATGAGTCTGAAAAGTCAGCTGAGATTAAAGTAACAACTGCTGAAGGCGGTGAGAACCCAGGTGGTGGAACAGGAATTATTATCAATCCTGATGATGATTTGATCTACTCTTGGAATGCAACTGATTTCGATATGAACAATGCTGGAACAGGTACTTTCGAAGGTGAAAAATGGTTGGTAGGTGCTGACGACGAAGTAGGTCGCTATATCTATTTGGCCAATACGGATACCACTACAAATGCCAATAAAGTTTCTGCTGACAGAGCGGAATCTCCAAGTGTAACTTACAACCTGTCAAATGTGGATGCTTCATCAAGCCGTTATATTTGGGCATTGATCCAGCAGGGCGCAACAAACTCAGGTAAGGTTTACGCGGACTTGAACGGTATTTGTTCAGATGCTCGAGCAGAAGGAAGTTACGGTGCTGCATTTGGCTCCCGTGTATCAGCGGAGTCGGTAGGAAAATGGCAGTGGGTACAGATTGGTTACAATGTTCAGAAAATCGCTAAAGATGGTCAGTTGAATACCATTGAGATCTTCAAAGCATATCCAGATATTAAAATCGCCAAATTGATGTTCACAAGAACACAGGATTATGTGCCGATTATTAACAAGCCACGTGCTTTTGTTCAGGAGAATGATGGCGAATCGGTAACGGTTGCCTGGGATGAGGCGGTGCTACAATACTTATTGTATGATCACGACATGAACCTTTTCGGTGAAGGTTATAACGCCCCAAATTTCACTTACAAGGTGCGTGTAGAAGGGCAGGATGAGGTAACGATTTCTGAGCCATTTATCAAAATTCCTTACAGCCATTTGGCGAGCCCAAAAACAGTTACCGTATCTATCGGTCACCTGTTCAGAAAAGGAAGTTCAAAAACAGAAGTTTGTTTCTCTTTGCCAACAAGACTTGCAGGTGTTTCTACGGAAAGCCAGCCAGACTTCGATGCGCCAACGGTTCCTCAGGATCTTCAGGCCATTGATATTCAGGGTACAAACGTTGCTCTAAGCTGGACGGCTTCTACGGATAATGTAGGCGTGTTGGGCTACAACCTGTATTTGGATGGCATCTTGTTGCAAACCATGAATGCGACTTCCTACAAAGTGAGTGGTTTGAGCACTTCGACAAAATACACTTTCGAAGTTAGCGCTTTTGATGCTGCAGGAAATGAGTCAGATCGTTCTGAAGCTTTGGAAGTAACCACAAGAGATAAGGATGATGAAGTTACTGACCGTCCATCGAAGGTGGAAGATTTGAATGCCACTTCGGTAACAACAACATCATTTACATTGAACTGGCGCCCATCAAATTCATTGAATGGTATTACAGGCTATTATGTTTATATCCGCCGAGCAGGTGAAACAGATTTTCAGTATATCGCTGATCTGAATGGTGAAACGTTCTCTTATGCACTCACCAATCTGTACGCAGGCACAACTTACGAATTGAAGGTAGTTGCTGAAGATGGTATGGGTTACCTTTCTGAGGATTCTGAAATTCTTTCGGTAACCACAACATCCAACCCACTTTCAAATGATGGTCTGTTGAATAAAAAGCTGATCAAAGCTTATCCAAACCCAGCAATGGGCGCGATGAAAGTAGTATTCAATGGGCAGGCACCTTTCAGCTATCAGGTGATTAGCATAACAGGCGCTGTTCAAAAGCAAACAACTACTCACGACTCATCAGTTTCATTGGAAATGCCTTCGGGCTTGTATATCCTGAAAGCGATCGACGCCAATGGGCAGTCAGAAGCACAGAGAGTTGTTTTTCAATAG
- a CDS encoding sialate O-acetylesterase, with protein sequence MSRYFILSLLLCFFSISSSIAQVKLPAFFSSHMIFQQKSQAKVWGWDCPYSTIFLKGSWGAKSKTVADEHGRWSTTISTPAAGGPFSLSIKGSTKILLKDILIGEVWFCSGQSNMYMPLKGYSNQPVEGANSAILKSSKYLIRYFQQEKSAALSPKATAAGKWFISNTKNSPDFSAVAYFFAQQLSEALNVPIGIIQSSVGGSPIAAWLSESARQQLQLPSAPQKFQSDDLKKQRKWPTVLYNSMIHPFEGFTIKGMLWYQGESDVTAPSRYASCFSTLIQDYRQQWEMPEMPFYFVQIAPYGYLKANAGFLREAQAQVAETVKNTGMVVTTDLGEKAHIHPRKKQAVGQRLAYWALVHQYGFEGLQCKSPKLDKIKKDGEHVLKLFFQNARYGLSTFGGSTDGFSIAGKDRHFYPAKVVFNKDRSLSLSSDLVEHPVAVRYCFSSAQAGNFYNNAHLPLQPFRTDQ encoded by the coding sequence ATGAGTCGTTATTTTATTTTAAGCCTGCTGTTATGTTTTTTTTCCATAAGTTCAAGCATTGCACAGGTGAAGTTGCCTGCATTTTTTAGTAGCCACATGATTTTTCAGCAAAAGTCGCAGGCAAAAGTTTGGGGATGGGATTGTCCGTATTCCACCATTTTTTTAAAGGGAAGCTGGGGAGCCAAATCTAAAACCGTGGCCGATGAACATGGCCGATGGAGTACCACCATTTCAACACCAGCTGCGGGCGGGCCGTTCAGCTTGTCCATCAAAGGGAGTACAAAAATTTTATTGAAAGATATTTTAATCGGGGAGGTTTGGTTTTGCTCGGGCCAATCGAATATGTATATGCCGCTCAAAGGTTATAGCAACCAACCCGTGGAAGGAGCCAATTCGGCCATTCTAAAATCGAGCAAGTATCTGATACGTTATTTTCAGCAAGAAAAATCCGCCGCATTATCGCCGAAGGCAACCGCAGCGGGCAAATGGTTCATTTCCAACACCAAGAACAGCCCTGACTTTAGTGCCGTTGCTTATTTTTTCGCCCAGCAATTAAGTGAGGCGTTAAATGTCCCGATCGGAATTATACAATCCTCGGTAGGGGGCAGTCCGATTGCGGCCTGGTTAAGTGAAAGTGCCCGTCAGCAGCTGCAATTGCCATCAGCTCCTCAAAAATTCCAGTCCGACGATCTGAAAAAGCAAAGAAAATGGCCGACGGTACTCTACAATAGCATGATTCATCCTTTTGAAGGTTTTACCATCAAAGGAATGTTGTGGTATCAGGGAGAAAGTGATGTTACTGCCCCCAGTCGTTATGCCTCCTGCTTTTCCACACTGATTCAGGACTACCGCCAGCAATGGGAAATGCCTGAAATGCCCTTTTACTTTGTGCAGATTGCCCCATATGGATACTTAAAGGCGAATGCTGGTTTTCTGCGTGAGGCGCAGGCTCAGGTGGCGGAAACGGTAAAAAATACGGGTATGGTGGTAACGACTGATCTGGGAGAAAAAGCACATATTCACCCTCGGAAAAAACAGGCCGTAGGGCAGCGGTTAGCCTATTGGGCGCTGGTTCATCAGTATGGATTTGAGGGTTTACAGTGCAAAAGTCCAAAATTGGATAAAATAAAGAAGGATGGCGAACATGTTCTGAAGCTTTTTTTTCAAAATGCACGTTATGGATTGTCAACTTTTGGCGGATCCACCGATGGTTTTTCGATTGCGGGAAAAGACCGACATTTTTATCCTGCCAAAGTGGTTTTCAATAAAGATCGGAGCCTGAGTTTATCCTCAGACTTGGTAGAGCATCCTGTCGCTGTTCGTTATTGTTTTTCAAGCGCGCAAGCAGGTAATTTTTATAATAATGCCCACCTTCCCCTACAACCATTTCGAACAGATCAATAG